From one Eucalyptus grandis isolate ANBG69807.140 chromosome 9, ASM1654582v1, whole genome shotgun sequence genomic stretch:
- the LOC120288211 gene encoding serine/threonine-protein kinase EDR1-like produces MSRVLSLRPSLYPRSLSPTNSLSLYPRFFRPANHREQPTNQEDIGETTESNRPACDLLLSLPSLFPTGEPPRRPSGSGSGPDSSVPYSFSLLASLSALPLFDSEPPRPPSGCKSGTGLSSGSLFCLLQRNTAKLDWRRRVRMALDVVSDFGLSRLKSKAYLTTKTGKGTPQWMALEVLRNEASDEKSDVYSYGVVLWEIATQKIPWDNLNAAQVIGAVGFMNQRLDIPHDVDPQWASIIENCWHSDPKCRPTF; encoded by the exons ATGTCGCGGGTTCTTTCTTTGCGCCCTTCTCTCtaccctcgctctctctccccgacgaactccctctctctctaccctcgctttttccgaccggcgaaccaccgcgagcAACCGACAAACCAGGAGGATATCGGCGAGACGACCGAGAGCAACCGACCGGCGTGCgacctccttctctctctgccctccctctttccgaccggcgaaccaccgcgccgcCCCTCTGGCTCCGGTTCCGGCCCCGACTCGTCCGTCCcttactctttctctctcctcgcgtctctgtctgccctccctctcttcgaCAGCGAACCACCGCGCCCCCCTTCCGGCTGCAAATCCGGCACCGGCTTGTCCAG TGGAAGTTTGTTTTGCTTACTGCAGAGGAACACAGCCAAGTTGGATTGGAGACGCCGTGTTCGTATGGCTTTGGATGTG GTGAGTGATTTTGGTCTGTCACGTCTGAAATCTAAAGCATATCTCACAACAAAAACTGGGAAGGGAACG cCTCAGTGGATGGCACTGGAAGTTCTCCGTAATGAAGCCTCAGACGAGAA ATCTGATGTGTACAGTTATGGAGTGGTCTTATGGGAAATTGCCACCCAGAAGATCCCGTGGGATAATCTCAATGCAGCgcag GTAATTGGTGCTGTGGGGTTTATGAATCAGCGGCTAGATATCCCTCATGATGTTGATCCACAGTGGGCATCTATAATTGAGAACTGTTGGCACAG TGATCCAAAGTGCCGACCGACGTTTTAG
- the LOC108955232 gene encoding toll/interleukin-1 receptor-like protein — MASSLKPERIYDVFLSFRGAELRRNFVGHLYQALNQNGIYTFLDNEELERGDKISPMLMEAIEESHIAIIVFSEDYASSRWCLEEVAKIMECKEQGNLTVLPVFYKVDPREVREGRESYRRALDKHESKFGKDSDKVKRWKEALFNAGSLSGWNLNDGDESKLIQEIVKWISCHRDQMPLHVAKHPVGIESRVVMLKSMLNLESDDDVVMVGLWGQGGIGKTTLATIQFYF; from the exons ATGGCTTCTTCATTGAAACCCGAAAGGATTTATGATGTCTTCTTAAGTTTCAGAGGGGCAGAACTGCGTCGCAACTTTGTCGGCCATCTCTACCAAGCTTTAAACCAGAATGGAATATACACTTTCTTGGATAACGAAGAACTGGAAAGGGGAGACAAAATATCACCAATGCTTATGGAGGCCATTGAAGAATCGCACATTGCAATCATTGTTTTCTCCGAGGACTACGCTTCCTCAAGGTGGTGCTTAGAAGAGGTGGCGAAGATtatggagtgcaaggagcaaGGGAACCTCACCGTTCTGCCCGTGTTTTATAAAGTGGACCCAAGAGAagtgagagagggaagagagagttATCGAAGAGCTCTAGACAAGCACGAGTCCAAGTTCGGGAAGGATTCGGacaaagtgaagagatggaaggaAGCTCTTTTCAACGCCGGTAGCTTGTCCGGTTGGAATTTGAATGATGG AGATGAGTCGAAGCTTATACAAGAAATTGTGAAATGGATCTCCTGTCATCGTGACCAAATGCCTTTGCATGTTGCTAAGCACCCGGTTGGGATAGAATCTCGAGTGGTTATGCTAAAATCAATGTTAAACCTTGAATCTGATGATGACGTTGTGATGGTGGGATTATGGGGACAAGGAGGTATAGGGAAGACAACCTTGGCGACTATTCAATTCTACTTTTAG
- the LOC120288212 gene encoding huntingtin-interacting protein K-like, protein MEIPMAPQSYSLVDTTLPHLSCGGCKIFCVLREKELAAVKINAADVDIIANEPELDRKVAERTLCEHKGDTVAAIRSLLQ, encoded by the exons ATGGAAATTCCCATGGCACCACAATCATATAGTTTGGTTGACACCACATTACCACATTTGAGCTGTGGAGGATGTAAGATCTTCTGTGTGTTGAG GGAGAAAGAATTGGCTGCTGTGAAGATCAATGCAGCTGACGTTGATATAATCGCTAATGAACCTGAG CTGGACCGGAAGGTGGCTGAAAGGACTTTATGTGAGCATAAAGGTGATACTGTTGCTGCAATTCGTTCCTTGCTTCAATAA